The genome window CCATCATGAGCGGCATCAATTTCCCTTTGAACGCAATCCGGATGCAGGTGGCATCCGCGATCAACTGTGTGGTTCACACCATGCGCCTGCCGGACGGGGCCCGGAAAATTGTGGAAATTGCAGAAGTTCTTCCTCTGGAGCAGGGCGAATACCGTATACGCCCACTCATGCAGTGGAAAACAGAAGCAATCGGAGAGGACGGCTGCGTTTCTGGCAGATTTATCCTCGGTGAACCGCCCTCTTTCCGCAGCAATGCGGAAATTATGCACTTGGAACTGCCGGAATACAAATGACTCAGGCGGAACTTACCCCCTGTTTTTTTACAGGAGAACAGATTGCGGATTTTCAGCTGATCCGGCTTCTGCGTGTTCACAAGCTTGCAGAATCATGGTATGCTCTCCGCCGGGAAAATGCGGTTCCAATAGCCGTCAAATTTTTACGGAAGGGAAATCCCGAAATTCCGAAGTTTTGCTGCATCGCGCAATTCCTGCGGGACAATCACTCGCCGTTTCTGATCCATGTTTCGGAATGCGCCGAAACCATCGGGCAGATACCGTATGCGACTATGGAATATGCGGACTGCGGGACTCTGCGCAATTTTTTGGCAAAACACGGAAAACTTCCACTTGCCAGCGCCGTTTATCTGCTTCGGGGGTGTTTAACCGCACTTGCGGTTCTCCATGAACACAATATTATTCACCGCGATATCAAGCCTGATAATATCTTGCTTTTTTCCGACGGAAGTTTCCGGCTAAGTGATTTGGGGCTGGCGAAACTGCCCGGAATTCAGGAAGAACCCGGAAAGGTTTTCGGCACAGCCTCTTACATCTCCCCGGAACAGGCAATGGACTCAACACGGGTCGATAACCGGAGCGATCTTTACAGTCTCGCGCTGGTCTTGTTTGAAGCATTGACCGGAACGCGGTTTCGTCCGAAAAACAGTTTCATGAATGCCGTGCGCCTGGCACGTTCCGACCGTTCCGACCCACCCCTGGAAATTCTACAGGATGCGGCGACAGGAAAACTTGCCGGCCTGCTGGCTGGAATGATGGAATACACGCCTGCATTACGTCCCGGCAGCGCACAGGAAATCCTCGCGGAACTGGACTTGATGCAACTGCCGGACCAATCATCCCTTTTCTGAACGGAATTTTTCCAGCAGCATTGCCCAGCGAAGCGATTCATTTTTTTTCAACATAATTTCTTCCAGCTTGCTGCGGGATAGAGCAAAGATTTCCGAATCGGAAAGACGTAGAAGCAAAGCCTCGTCCAAACCTGCCCGGTGCAGTTTCTCCCCTGCCGCACGAATACGCCTGTGCAGAATGATTTCCCGGATGAAAAGCAGAACGGACGGCAGAAGTAATGCAAACCAGAAATGCCAGCCGGCAGCCAGCAGAAATGCGGCAATCGTCAACCCTCCGAAAAACAGCAGCGGCAAATACCACCTGCGGAACAGATTTCCGACAGCCCGCCGGAATGCGGAACGGTTCACATTGCATGAAAAATATTCCTCGTAAGCAGATGCTGGAAACGCAATCCGTGCGGCATGAATCATTTCATGCGCCAGTGTTTCAGCGGCATCATATCCCATATATTTTCCTTTGCCGGAAAAGCCGTTGTTCAGGAACACCAGCGGCAGAATCCGATCTATTTCCAGCAGAACTCCTGCGGAAAAAATACCCGTCTGCCGTGACGAATACCATACAGGAATCCATTTCATGCGGAAACGGAACTTCTGCGAAGTCAGCTCATACGCCCGGTCTCTCAATGTGCTGGAAACCTCCGCCGCATCTGCCGTCAATTTCGTAAGCAGCGGTTCCTCCGGCAGCAACGACAATCCATCCGCCAGTGCGGAAAGCCGCTCCGTTAATTGAGTGACCGACTCATCCGGGGCAAGAAAAAAACCGGCATCGTCCAGTTCCCCCAGCAGCCCCGGCAAATCCCGCGGCACAGCTGTCCGCAACTTTTCCACAAAATCACAGATCATGGTATCGGAAGCGAAACAATGGTTATGATTCTCTGATAAAGCGCAACAATTCCGCGTCCGAGCGGACCAAATGACCCGCCCCAGCCGGACATGGAATAAACAGACGCCGAAACGGCAAATACCAGCGGCAGGATCGAACACAGCAGGATGGTATATTCCAGTAAAATACTCCGTTTCCGCGTGATGTGCCGTCCACGGTTCATCTCAGCTGACTCCATACCCAGTTGACCATCGGATCGCCGGGAATCCCTTCCCGCAAAATGTTTTCTCCGATCTGTCTTGCTTCTTTCAGTTTCAGCGGATCATATTTTTCGATCTGTTCCTGCTGGCTGAACTTGAATTTTTTCCATACCTCTGCATAACGTTTCATTTCCTTTTCAGGAATGGACGATGCCGGAGAGAAATAGAAAAAAGCCGCCTGTGCCGTCAGATAGACACGGGTCTCCGGCATTGTTTTCACCATTGTATTGAGCCGGTCAAGGAAAACAGAACGCAAATCCATGATCTTTTTGCATTTTTCATTCAGATGTCCGATTTCACCGGCAAGCATCCAGCGGTTTTCCGGAAGCGAAAGCCAAAGTCCGGTTTCCTCCACAGTCCGGAAAAAAGCGGCAAGCACGATACATTCCGGCTGAAACGACAAACTCGATATGATGTCGCTGGAATAAAGATTCGTGGACAATACCGAGGACTGCTGCATAATTTCATAGAAATAACGGATTCCGAACATCCGGTCATAAATGCCATCAGGTGTTTTCCGGCTGGATTTCGGAATGCTGCGTTGCAGACATTCAAAACGGAATGCCTCTTTCAAGGTCTTTTCAGCAGTGAAACGTTCTGCATATTCCGGAATAGCCTGATCATCTGTCCAGCCCGCCCGCCGCAGTTTATTGAGCAGGAATCTCAGATTTTCCGCATTGCAGAGAATCGCATTCTGACGGCGGACAATCCGATCCCGTTTTGCCATGATCCGGGAACTTATCATACATTCATCCGGAGAGACAAACGATATATTCTTTTTGATTTCGTCTAGTCGTAAAGCGATGAGTGCAGTCTGATTTGCAGCCACTTCACGCTGATTGATTTCCAGCTGTTTCAACGCTTCGGAAATATCCTGCGCCCAGATTCGGACACAGCCGGAAGAAACTGTCCGGAGATGTTCTATTTCCACAATCAACGGTTTGAATTCGGTCTTCTCATCTTGCAAACGATCAAGGATCTCTGATATTTTTTCAGAATAAACACAGCTTCTTTCCAATTCCGCAAGATGTGTTTCAATGTCGCGAAGAAGCGGAAAGAGCCATTCAGGTTCCTTACCTGACACGGTTTTCTGTTCCTCTTTCAAACGCAGAAATATCTTTCGCAATTGTCTGGGCTCCGTATCCACGGAAGAAAGAGCCGCTTGAATGCGGAACTGCAAATCCAGCAGAAATTTCGCATGGCGCACCAAAGCCATCCGGGCATCGACGGTCGCATCCTCCCAGTTCCATGCAAAGCGGTTGTCTATTTCAAGACGGCCAGAACATTCGGCGGCATCGTTCCATTCGGAGTTGCTCAAATGATTTTTGAATTCCTCCCAGGCGGCAAAAGTCTTTCTGTACCGTGGAAGGCTTTTCAGATGTTCCTGCTGATGTTTTTCGTATCTCTGAAAATCGCGGGATTCAGACATCTGATTGAGAACTTTCTCTGCCTCATTGAAATCCGCCCGGCGGATATAAAATTCCGCAACAGCCAGAACCTGAGACGCCTGCTGGGTTGAGATATAGAAAATCCAGAAAAACAGCAATATGACTGCAACAGTGATTCCCATAATCAGTATTTTCCTGCCAATCTGCGAACGGGTGTGCGGCACATTGCGATCCAGAAAAAGCAAATCAAAAAATGCAATTGAAATCTCATCGGAATCCATCAGCATGCGCTCCTGCCGTCCGAGTTTTGTCCCATTGACAAATGTCCCGTTGCTGCTGTTGAGGTCGCGAATCCAGGATTCCCCGTTTTCCGTAATGCGGATTTCCGCATGGAATCGAGAAACAACATTATCTTTGATGACAATATCATTGGCTGGGGCGGAACCGATCCGGATCAGAGCTTTGTCGAGACGTACCAGTTCTCCTTCATGCGGACCGTTTCGAAATTCCAGCCGGTGTATATCCTCCGGCAAGGCATCGCGGCTTTCCGAAGCCGACACAAACAGCTCGCAATCTCCGATTGAAACCCTATCACCCGGTTTCAGTATGGAACCGGCAGTCTCTCTGCCATGGATATAAATACGGTTTTTACCGCTGGCATGAATTCTGATGTTTTTCGCATCAAGGTGCAATTCCGCCTGATAATCAGCGGCGACACGATCCTGTTCCGGAATAATCCAGTCATTGTCTGCGGCGCGCCCTATCTTCACTGTCTTGTTCAATGAATCGGTTTTCGCGCAAACAAGCAATCTGTCGCGACAACGGAATTCAAGAAGAAATACATAAGAACGTTTTACTTTCTTTTCCCCTTGTTCCGCTTTTCTTTTGTTTCCTGCAAACAGTT of Victivallis lenta contains these proteins:
- a CDS encoding FHA domain-containing protein, which encodes MIKLFAGNKRKAEQGEKKVKRSYVFLLEFRCRDRLLVCAKTDSLNKTVKIGRAADNDWIIPEQDRVAADYQAELHLDAKNIRIHASGKNRIYIHGRETAGSILKPGDRVSIGDCELFVSASESRDALPEDIHRLEFRNGPHEGELVRLDKALIRIGSAPANDIVIKDNVVSRFHAEIRITENGESWIRDLNSSNGTFVNGTKLGRQERMLMDSDEISIAFFDLLFLDRNVPHTRSQIGRKILIMGITVAVILLFFWIFYISTQQASQVLAVAEFYIRRADFNEAEKVLNQMSESRDFQRYEKHQQEHLKSLPRYRKTFAAWEEFKNHLSNSEWNDAAECSGRLEIDNRFAWNWEDATVDARMALVRHAKFLLDLQFRIQAALSSVDTEPRQLRKIFLRLKEEQKTVSGKEPEWLFPLLRDIETHLAELERSCVYSEKISEILDRLQDEKTEFKPLIVEIEHLRTVSSGCVRIWAQDISEALKQLEINQREVAANQTALIALRLDEIKKNISFVSPDECMISSRIMAKRDRIVRRQNAILCNAENLRFLLNKLRRAGWTDDQAIPEYAERFTAEKTLKEAFRFECLQRSIPKSSRKTPDGIYDRMFGIRYFYEIMQQSSVLSTNLYSSDIISSLSFQPECIVLAAFFRTVEETGLWLSLPENRWMLAGEIGHLNEKCKKIMDLRSVFLDRLNTMVKTMPETRVYLTAQAAFFYFSPASSIPEKEMKRYAEVWKKFKFSQQEQIEKYDPLKLKEARQIGENILREGIPGDPMVNWVWSQLR
- a CDS encoding serine/threonine-protein kinase is translated as MTQAELTPCFFTGEQIADFQLIRLLRVHKLAESWYALRRENAVPIAVKFLRKGNPEIPKFCCIAQFLRDNHSPFLIHVSECAETIGQIPYATMEYADCGTLRNFLAKHGKLPLASAVYLLRGCLTALAVLHEHNIIHRDIKPDNILLFSDGSFRLSDLGLAKLPGIQEEPGKVFGTASYISPEQAMDSTRVDNRSDLYSLALVLFEALTGTRFRPKNSFMNAVRLARSDRSDPPLEILQDAATGKLAGLLAGMMEYTPALRPGSAQEILAELDLMQLPDQSSLF